In Pseudobdellovibrionaceae bacterium, the following proteins share a genomic window:
- a CDS encoding ribose-phosphate pyrophosphokinase, translating to MADLKVFAGTSNQELAARIAKEAGLELGHCEIKRFADGEIQVEIHESVRGCNVFMVQSTCPPVNENYMELFVMLDALRRASANEITAVMPYYGYARQDRKVAPRAPISAKLVAQLLKTAGADRLVVVDLHSSQIQGFFDGPFDHLFAIPTLARSWREKHGHGDGFVVVSPDAGGVERARAFAKRLECSIAIIDKRRTNPNEAKAIHLIGDVDGKTAIVLDDMIDTAGTLCQSVDSLLKNGAKRVFAVATHPVLSGPAISRISESALEEVWVTDTIPLRPEAQACAKIKVVSIAPLVAEAIKRINSKDSVSALFEV from the coding sequence ATGGCTGACTTAAAAGTATTTGCAGGAACCTCAAATCAGGAATTGGCCGCCCGTATTGCAAAAGAAGCGGGTTTGGAGCTCGGACACTGTGAGATCAAAAGATTTGCCGATGGCGAAATCCAGGTCGAAATCCACGAATCGGTTCGAGGCTGTAATGTTTTCATGGTGCAGAGCACCTGCCCTCCGGTGAATGAAAATTATATGGAGCTTTTCGTCATGCTTGATGCCCTTCGCCGGGCCTCAGCCAACGAAATTACGGCTGTGATGCCCTATTATGGGTATGCTCGCCAAGACAGAAAGGTAGCTCCCCGAGCCCCTATTTCAGCCAAATTGGTGGCCCAGCTCCTCAAAACGGCTGGAGCGGATCGTCTGGTGGTGGTCGATCTCCACTCCTCCCAGATCCAGGGCTTTTTTGATGGCCCCTTTGACCACCTGTTTGCTATTCCCACTCTGGCTCGCTCCTGGCGGGAAAAGCATGGACACGGCGACGGCTTTGTCGTGGTCAGCCCGGATGCCGGAGGGGTTGAGCGAGCCCGGGCCTTTGCCAAGCGCCTGGAGTGCTCAATTGCCATCATCGACAAGAGACGGACAAACCCTAATGAAGCCAAGGCCATACACCTGATCGGTGACGTTGATGGCAAAACGGCCATTGTTCTGGACGATATGATCGATACAGCAGGGACCCTCTGCCAAAGTGTTGACAGCCTGCTTAAAAATGGGGCAAAAAGAGTCTTTGCCGTCGCCACCCACCCCGTGCTTTCTGGCCCAGCTATCAGCCGGATTTCAGAAAGCGCCTTAGAAGAGGTTTGGGTGACTGACACGATCCCCTTGAGGCCCGAGGCCCAGGCTTGTGCAAAGATCAAAGTGGTCTCAATTGCGCCCCTGGTGGCCGAGGCCATTAAGCGGATTAACAGCAAAGATTCAGTAAGCGCATTGTTTGAAGTTTAA
- a CDS encoding 50S ribosomal protein L25, which yields MTTQESVEIHVTSRNQGKGNSRQLRMKKMIPAVVYGPKIENLNFHFGEVEADKFSKHKYDNVIFVLKSDDSKLNNLKVLRKDFDVHPLTRRPVHFDFYALDMTQEVRVNVELRFEGKPAGAQDGGLLNIIRRDIEVDCMPGDIPEFFSIDVTNLGLDESIHASDLKLPDTVKMVTEETATLVTCAAAREEAPAETGEAAAAIPAEGEAPAASEAPPAGGEDKE from the coding sequence ATGACAACCCAAGAATCAGTTGAAATTCACGTAACATCTCGCAATCAAGGCAAAGGAAACAGCCGTCAGCTTCGCATGAAGAAGATGATTCCTGCCGTTGTCTATGGACCAAAAATTGAAAACCTCAACTTTCACTTCGGTGAAGTAGAGGCGGACAAGTTTTCCAAGCACAAGTATGACAACGTGATTTTTGTGCTGAAGTCAGATGACTCCAAGCTGAACAACCTGAAAGTTCTTCGCAAGGACTTTGATGTTCACCCTCTCACTCGTCGTCCCGTTCACTTTGACTTTTACGCTCTTGATATGACTCAAGAAGTTCGTGTGAATGTGGAGCTTCGTTTTGAAGGTAAACCAGCCGGAGCTCAGGACGGCGGGCTTTTGAACATCATTCGCCGTGACATTGAGGTTGACTGTATGCCAGGTGACATCCCTGAGTTCTTTTCTATTGATGTCACAAACCTGGGGCTTGACGAGTCTATTCACGCCTCAGACCTCAAACTGCCGGACACTGTAAAGATGGTCACTGAGGAAACAGCAACACTCGTAACTTGCGCAGCTGCCCGTGAAGAGGCTCCGGCCGAGACTGGTGAAGCAGCAGCAGCTATTCCGGCTGAAGGTGAGGCTCCGGCGGCGTCTGAAGCTCCTCCTGCTGGTGGCGAAGACAAAGAGTAA
- a CDS encoding aminoacyl-tRNA hydrolase — protein sequence MQIIVGLGNPGPKYQLTRHNVGFMAIDALAHAYGEEGSFKKEHKALTAKVRIDGQVVLLAKPQTYMNLSGESVQALMSYYGGSPQELLVVHDEVDLPYASIRYQKNRGHGGHNGIRNIHQLLGTQEYNRLKLGVSRPANPRMDVADFVLQNFNNDEMNSLPDFLSLASESMEAYIRDGFEKAATRYNRTTERD from the coding sequence ATGCAAATAATTGTCGGGTTGGGTAATCCGGGTCCTAAGTATCAACTTACCCGCCATAATGTCGGCTTTATGGCTATTGATGCCTTGGCTCACGCCTATGGTGAAGAAGGCTCTTTTAAAAAGGAGCACAAGGCCCTAACCGCAAAGGTCCGCATTGATGGCCAGGTTGTCCTCTTGGCCAAGCCCCAAACCTACATGAATCTTTCGGGAGAATCCGTTCAGGCTCTCATGAGTTACTATGGTGGATCTCCCCAAGAGCTGCTTGTCGTCCATGATGAGGTGGACCTCCCCTACGCCTCAATTCGCTATCAAAAGAACCGTGGCCATGGGGGCCATAACGGCATTCGCAACATTCATCAATTGCTTGGCACCCAAGAATACAACCGCTTGAAACTTGGGGTGAGCCGCCCAGCCAATCCGCGAATGGACGTGGCCGATTTTGTACTGCAGAATTTCAATAATGACGAAATGAATTCACTGCCCGACTTTTTGAGTTTGGCCAGCGAAAGTATGGAAGCTTATATCCGTGACGGGTTTGAAAAGGCAGCCACCCGTTACAACCGGACAACGGAAAGGGACTGA
- the ychF gene encoding redox-regulated ATPase YchF: MALQCGIVGLPNVGKSTLFNALTSAKAESANYPFCTIDPNVGVVTVPDPRLPKIAAIFKSEKTLPTTMEFVDIAGLVAGASKGEGLGNQFLANIRETDAIIHVVRCFEDDNVIHVSGGIDPIRDIETINTELMLADLESVEKRLNRVEKVARTSKDKKQLAEVSALKKIKDALSDGKPARTVSFDDDEKSIAKDFQLLTSKPILYVCNVAESEVTGDADSNWVQQVRKVAESEGNQVIKICSSIEAEIAQLPQEERKEFLESLGLEEPGLFRLIREGYQLLNLITYFTAGPKEARAWTVRVGTKAPQAAGVIHTDFEKGFIRAETYHCSDLFQFGTEVAVKEAGKYRSEGKEYVVKDGDVMFFRFNV, from the coding sequence ATGGCATTGCAGTGTGGAATTGTAGGTCTTCCTAATGTGGGAAAGTCCACCTTATTCAACGCCCTTACGAGTGCCAAGGCAGAATCCGCCAACTACCCGTTTTGTACCATTGATCCCAATGTGGGAGTGGTTACCGTTCCCGATCCTCGCCTCCCCAAGATCGCGGCCATCTTTAAATCAGAAAAGACTCTGCCCACCACTATGGAATTCGTCGATATTGCTGGCCTCGTGGCTGGCGCCAGTAAGGGTGAAGGTTTGGGCAATCAGTTCTTGGCCAACATTCGCGAAACCGATGCCATCATCCACGTGGTTCGCTGCTTTGAAGACGATAACGTCATTCACGTCTCGGGTGGTATTGATCCCATCCGCGATATTGAAACCATCAACACTGAATTGATGCTGGCTGATTTGGAAAGCGTGGAGAAACGGCTCAATAGAGTCGAAAAAGTAGCCAGAACTTCCAAAGACAAAAAACAGCTCGCGGAAGTCAGTGCTCTTAAGAAAATCAAAGATGCCCTCAGCGATGGAAAACCAGCCCGCACAGTTTCATTTGATGATGATGAGAAGTCGATAGCCAAAGACTTCCAATTGCTCACCAGTAAACCTATCCTGTACGTCTGCAATGTCGCCGAATCCGAGGTCACGGGCGACGCCGATTCCAATTGGGTTCAGCAGGTGCGCAAGGTGGCCGAATCCGAAGGCAATCAGGTCATTAAGATCTGCAGTTCTATTGAGGCTGAGATTGCTCAACTCCCTCAGGAAGAACGCAAGGAATTCCTCGAGTCACTGGGGCTGGAGGAGCCTGGACTCTTTCGCTTGATCCGAGAGGGATATCAACTTCTCAACTTGATCACCTATTTTACGGCTGGCCCGAAAGAGGCTCGCGCCTGGACAGTTCGCGTCGGAACTAAAGCCCCACAAGCTGCCGGAGTGATCCATACAGACTTTGAAAAGGGGTTCATTCGCGCCGAAACCTATCACTGTAGCGACCTTTTTCAGTTTGGAACTGAGGTCGCCGTCAAAGAAGCGGGCAAATACCGATCTGAAGGAAAAGAGTACGTCGTGAAAGACGGCGACGTGATGTTTTTCCGATTTAATGTTTAG
- the ppc gene encoding phosphoenolpyruvate carboxylase yields the protein MKTTQPLRRDIKQLGSRLGRVMSECDSPELLQKVEEIRKCAKSFRSGSKASRERLTALLSSLGHEESYKIARAFTEFLRLANAAEQHHRIRRRRYYATHSKKPQDGSIEAFFKGLANKDKKKALDLLNHMEVELVLTAHPTEAMRQSAIRRYKHMAKNLEILDRPEITKWEKELAEISLDRNVRALWLTEVVQAKGPTPITEALGGFSIVEEVLWDTLPRYLRLVNYQARKYLGGDLQPNASPIRFSSWMGGDRDGNPYVTSGVTRQILLMGMAKAYHLIRTELDWLLKELSFNAASDELLAKAGGPGSVEPYRVILAPIFEQVREAEHHVAAQLRGINAPATWVPIGKAELLEPLHLCYESLIAIGARDLAEGRALDLIRRLEAFGVCLLGLDIRQASDAHESTVAEIFQHQGWGNYQQMSEAERQSALVNRLESSEGISLPKSWEFKLGEDVMATCRLLNEFPPECFRSYVVSMTEDPSDLLEVLFLFKAAGVKRQLPVVPLLETPEALAKSEEILSSLWSIKYYRSRAGSYQQVMLGYSDSSKRSGRLCSSWMLHQVQAKLDILANSLQVEFEYFHGRGGSIGRGGGPVHLALLALPRGSGQGRIRVTEQGESIHAKFGLPGIAERTMELYISGVLEAALSKPPKEKKNWMGLMDHLGLESEKAFRGLIYEDPKFLDFFAQVTPIQELSLLKIGSRPSKRKRDFSFDSLRAIPWIYSWTQNRGLLPSWLGLGEALEYGLANGHLQDLKAMYKSWPFFASTLSLFEMVLAKVDLPVFEYYTERLADENSKVLSQQAIESYYLACKNLARITGRKELLANNPVLRRSIDVRTPYVDVLNLMQAHFLKIYRDNPDDPWVQRILAITISGISAGMRNTG from the coding sequence ATGAAGACGACACAGCCATTGAGAAGGGACATCAAACAGCTCGGAAGCCGGTTGGGACGAGTCATGTCCGAGTGTGACTCTCCCGAATTGCTGCAAAAGGTAGAGGAGATTCGCAAATGTGCCAAGTCTTTCCGCAGTGGTAGCAAAGCTTCAAGGGAGCGATTGACAGCATTGCTTTCCTCCCTCGGCCATGAAGAATCTTACAAAATTGCACGGGCCTTTACTGAGTTTCTCCGCCTGGCCAACGCGGCTGAGCAACACCATCGTATCCGGCGGCGGAGATATTACGCCACCCATTCCAAGAAACCCCAGGATGGATCTATCGAGGCCTTTTTCAAAGGACTTGCCAACAAAGATAAAAAGAAGGCTTTGGATCTCCTCAATCATATGGAAGTGGAGTTAGTGCTCACAGCCCATCCGACCGAAGCCATGCGGCAGTCAGCCATTCGCCGCTACAAACACATGGCCAAAAATTTGGAAATTCTCGATCGGCCAGAAATCACCAAATGGGAAAAGGAGCTGGCTGAAATCTCATTGGATCGCAATGTCAGAGCTCTCTGGCTTACCGAGGTGGTACAGGCTAAGGGACCGACTCCGATCACCGAGGCTCTCGGTGGGTTTTCCATTGTTGAGGAAGTGCTATGGGACACGCTGCCCCGGTATTTGCGTTTGGTCAATTACCAGGCCCGCAAGTACTTGGGTGGAGACCTCCAGCCCAATGCAAGTCCCATTCGATTTTCTTCCTGGATGGGTGGTGACAGAGACGGAAACCCTTACGTGACGTCAGGCGTAACCAGACAAATCCTTTTAATGGGAATGGCCAAAGCCTACCATCTGATTCGCACAGAGTTGGACTGGTTGCTGAAAGAGCTGTCCTTTAATGCCGCATCTGACGAACTTTTGGCAAAGGCCGGAGGCCCCGGGAGCGTCGAACCTTACCGAGTGATCTTGGCCCCCATTTTTGAACAGGTCCGAGAGGCTGAACACCATGTCGCGGCCCAACTCCGCGGCATAAACGCACCAGCCACCTGGGTTCCAATTGGCAAGGCCGAGCTCCTTGAACCTCTGCATCTTTGCTACGAATCCTTGATTGCCATTGGTGCCAGGGATTTGGCCGAAGGGCGAGCGTTGGATCTTATTCGACGACTCGAAGCCTTTGGAGTTTGCCTTTTAGGATTGGATATCCGCCAAGCCTCAGATGCCCATGAATCGACTGTCGCTGAGATTTTTCAGCACCAGGGATGGGGTAACTACCAACAAATGTCAGAAGCGGAAAGACAATCGGCTTTAGTAAACAGACTTGAATCCAGCGAAGGCATCTCTTTACCCAAAAGTTGGGAATTCAAGCTAGGCGAGGATGTGATGGCCACCTGTCGTCTCCTCAATGAGTTTCCGCCCGAATGTTTTCGCTCCTATGTTGTGTCCATGACTGAAGACCCCTCGGACCTTTTGGAAGTGCTGTTTCTATTTAAGGCTGCAGGAGTGAAACGCCAACTCCCCGTTGTTCCCCTATTGGAAACGCCCGAGGCTTTGGCCAAGAGTGAGGAAATTTTATCCTCTCTGTGGTCCATCAAGTATTATCGAAGCCGTGCCGGTTCTTATCAGCAGGTAATGCTGGGATACTCGGATTCGAGCAAACGGTCAGGGCGACTCTGTTCTTCCTGGATGCTTCATCAAGTGCAAGCCAAGTTGGATATTCTGGCGAATTCTTTACAGGTTGAGTTTGAATACTTCCACGGTCGTGGAGGCAGTATTGGCAGAGGCGGCGGTCCCGTACACTTAGCCCTACTGGCCTTGCCCAGGGGTTCCGGACAGGGCCGCATTCGTGTCACCGAACAGGGCGAGTCAATTCACGCCAAGTTTGGACTACCGGGTATAGCTGAACGAACTATGGAGCTCTATATTTCCGGTGTGTTAGAGGCCGCTCTGTCGAAACCTCCTAAAGAAAAGAAAAACTGGATGGGACTCATGGATCACTTGGGCCTTGAGTCTGAAAAGGCATTTCGAGGCCTGATTTACGAAGATCCTAAGTTTCTTGATTTCTTTGCTCAAGTCACACCCATTCAGGAACTTTCGCTCCTTAAGATTGGCAGTCGGCCATCGAAGCGAAAAAGAGACTTTAGCTTTGATTCCCTCCGGGCCATCCCTTGGATTTACTCCTGGACGCAAAATCGAGGGCTACTCCCCTCTTGGCTGGGACTGGGAGAAGCCTTGGAGTATGGATTGGCGAATGGTCACCTTCAGGACCTAAAAGCCATGTACAAATCCTGGCCCTTCTTTGCTTCCACCTTGAGTCTCTTTGAAATGGTCCTCGCAAAGGTCGATCTTCCTGTCTTTGAATACTATACTGAGCGCCTAGCTGATGAAAACTCCAAGGTACTGAGCCAGCAGGCCATTGAGAGTTATTACCTGGCCTGCAAGAACCTGGCACGAATTACCGGCCGCAAGGAGTTACTTGCCAACAACCCAGTCCTTCGTCGGTCTATCGATGTGCGCACACCCTATGTGGATGTTTTGAATTTGATGCAGGCCCACTTTCTAAAAATCTACCGGGATAACCCCGATGACCCGTGGGTACAAAGAATCTTAGCAATAACTATAAGTGGTATTTCCGCGGGAATGCGGAATACTGGTTAA
- a CDS encoding VWA domain-containing protein — protein sequence MINDKQKTKLTAYALGELSGKDRENIDQLLLKDQEAKQFVEEVRQTAAMLEQEFSFEEKPVLTETERNKLDQVWRERSEQEAGTSQKLSQGFSFFKWWVMAPIGGLVAAMLALVLMLPQVKENLSVNKSGQLLGASSPQSEVTQAPAMDPADSFSTADQGKAESYDVADSEYELADVDDAQTGEISESGDVDGMEIAGNAAPSQPVERKAIGGLAKRQAMPAKESYGRGSGGADISKQGLAKGMGAPSAPPPATAGIIATMKKSDAKNEMAVGTRSRVGGKARPQAKTKAKKVMAAGRDKAREERLKDHVASEAAAPATDEVDFIPSPEPESIPERVEEAEPDHSGEGYDLIEENDFLSVNDQPLSTFSIDVDTASYSNLRRFIESGSLPPVDSIRIEEMINYFPYAYAPPKGPHPFAVHTEVATSPWSQNRLVRIALKGKEVDMKDRPPANLVFLLDVSGSMADENKLPLLKRSFKLLVDSLHQRDRVSIVVYAGASGMVLPATSGDKKTQIMGALDRLEAGGSTNGGSGIQLAYKVAKENFKKGGINRVILATDGDFNVGTTSRSELIRMIADKAKEGTFLTVLGLGMGNLKDGTLEQLANKGNGNYAYIDSDREANKIFVEQLAANLVTIAKDVKIQVEFNPTRVSHYRLIGYENRRLNKEDFNDDKKDAGEIGAGHTVTALYEVTLVGQPGVAPKVDALKYQSKPTVPVKGKYDDELLTVKLRYKQPQGSKSTLIQVPVKDSNKTIGQADADFRFASAVASFGMLLRGSKYKGTSSHDKVLDWATGATQVKNKKDSYRLEFIDLVRRAKELKR from the coding sequence ATGATAAATGACAAACAAAAAACCAAACTAACCGCCTACGCCCTCGGGGAGTTGAGCGGAAAAGATAGAGAAAATATTGATCAGTTGCTCCTCAAAGACCAGGAAGCCAAACAGTTTGTTGAGGAAGTCAGGCAGACTGCCGCCATGCTGGAACAGGAGTTTTCTTTTGAGGAAAAGCCAGTTTTAACTGAAACTGAGCGAAACAAATTAGATCAGGTTTGGCGTGAAAGGTCTGAGCAGGAAGCCGGAACTTCCCAAAAGTTAAGCCAGGGATTCTCTTTCTTTAAATGGTGGGTAATGGCCCCTATTGGCGGTCTGGTGGCAGCCATGTTGGCTCTTGTTCTCATGCTTCCGCAGGTAAAAGAAAACCTGTCCGTGAACAAATCGGGTCAACTTCTAGGAGCATCAAGCCCTCAATCGGAAGTGACTCAGGCTCCTGCAATGGACCCAGCCGACTCTTTTTCCACGGCCGATCAAGGAAAGGCCGAGAGCTATGATGTGGCTGACAGCGAGTATGAACTGGCCGACGTAGACGACGCCCAAACCGGCGAAATCTCGGAATCAGGCGATGTGGATGGAATGGAGATTGCGGGTAATGCTGCCCCCTCTCAGCCGGTGGAACGAAAAGCCATAGGTGGACTCGCCAAGCGTCAGGCCATGCCTGCAAAGGAAAGCTATGGCCGTGGCTCGGGCGGGGCGGATATTAGCAAGCAGGGCCTGGCAAAGGGAATGGGTGCTCCCTCGGCACCCCCTCCGGCCACAGCTGGAATCATTGCCACGATGAAAAAATCCGACGCTAAAAACGAAATGGCCGTCGGTACACGTTCGCGAGTGGGAGGTAAGGCTCGGCCTCAAGCAAAAACCAAGGCTAAGAAAGTGATGGCCGCGGGCCGGGACAAGGCCAGGGAAGAAAGGTTGAAGGATCATGTGGCCTCTGAAGCTGCCGCTCCGGCAACAGATGAGGTGGACTTTATTCCTAGTCCCGAACCAGAATCCATTCCCGAGCGAGTTGAAGAGGCAGAGCCAGATCATTCGGGAGAAGGTTATGACCTGATTGAGGAAAATGACTTCCTTAGTGTCAACGATCAGCCCCTGTCGACTTTCTCTATCGATGTGGATACGGCCTCCTACAGCAATCTGCGCCGGTTTATCGAAAGCGGCAGCCTGCCTCCGGTGGATTCCATTCGCATTGAGGAGATGATTAATTACTTTCCGTATGCTTATGCGCCACCAAAGGGGCCACATCCCTTTGCCGTCCATACGGAAGTGGCCACGTCCCCTTGGTCGCAAAATCGTTTGGTGCGCATTGCCCTTAAGGGTAAAGAGGTGGACATGAAAGATCGTCCCCCCGCCAATCTGGTCTTTTTGTTAGATGTTTCAGGCTCCATGGCGGACGAGAACAAACTTCCACTACTGAAGCGCTCTTTTAAACTTCTGGTGGATAGTCTCCACCAGCGAGACCGGGTGAGTATTGTGGTGTATGCCGGGGCTTCAGGTATGGTACTGCCGGCAACTTCGGGCGACAAGAAAACTCAGATCATGGGCGCTCTTGATCGTCTTGAGGCTGGTGGGTCCACGAATGGCGGATCAGGAATTCAACTGGCCTACAAAGTGGCCAAGGAGAATTTTAAAAAGGGCGGCATCAATCGAGTGATCCTGGCGACAGACGGGGACTTCAATGTTGGCACGACCAGCCGAAGTGAACTCATCCGCATGATTGCCGACAAGGCCAAAGAGGGCACATTCTTGACGGTGCTGGGACTTGGAATGGGCAATCTTAAGGATGGAACTCTTGAGCAATTGGCTAACAAGGGCAATGGCAACTACGCTTATATCGATAGCGATAGAGAAGCCAATAAGATTTTTGTTGAGCAATTGGCAGCCAACTTGGTGACTATTGCTAAAGATGTAAAAATCCAGGTGGAGTTCAATCCGACGAGGGTCAGTCACTACCGCCTGATTGGTTATGAAAATCGCCGGCTCAATAAAGAGGATTTCAACGACGACAAAAAGGATGCGGGCGAAATTGGTGCTGGCCATACGGTGACGGCTCTTTACGAGGTGACTCTTGTTGGTCAACCGGGAGTGGCGCCCAAGGTGGATGCTCTAAAGTACCAAAGCAAACCGACGGTACCGGTAAAAGGCAAGTATGACGATGAGCTTTTGACTGTGAAGCTGCGCTACAAACAGCCTCAGGGTAGCAAGAGCACACTGATACAGGTGCCGGTGAAGGACAGCAACAAAACCATTGGTCAGGCAGATGCGGATTTTCGCTTTGCCTCTGCTGTGGCCTCGTTTGGTATGCTCTTGCGTGGCTCCAAGTATAAGGGAACCAGTAGTCATGACAAGGTCCTTGACTGGGCCACTGGTGCCACCCAGGTGAAGAATAAAAAAGATAGTTATCGGTTGGAATTTATTGATCTCGTCCGACGGGCCAAGGAGCTCAAAAGGTAG
- a CDS encoding sigma-70 family RNA polymerase sigma factor translates to MRKGDNEEKIRWLQATLNQYEGRLLRYLKRMVPEQFARDVVQDAFVKLWQEDPERLKGHEAPWLFRVCRNRALDILKKEGRMSPFDSDQSQAPDDPVATVERKQETTRVLQVIAELPQKKQDVLRLKFQEGLSYKEISQVTGLTESYVGVLIHEGIQFIRERMKDDQPSIQGGAQ, encoded by the coding sequence ATGAGAAAAGGTGACAACGAAGAAAAAATTCGGTGGCTCCAGGCGACCCTCAATCAGTATGAGGGTCGCCTTCTCCGCTACTTGAAACGCATGGTACCTGAGCAGTTCGCGCGGGATGTTGTTCAGGATGCCTTTGTGAAGCTGTGGCAAGAAGATCCAGAGCGACTGAAAGGTCATGAAGCCCCTTGGCTTTTTCGCGTCTGCCGCAACCGTGCCCTCGATATTCTCAAGAAGGAGGGTCGAATGAGTCCTTTTGATTCAGATCAAAGCCAGGCACCAGACGATCCTGTGGCGACGGTGGAAAGAAAGCAGGAGACAACTCGCGTGTTACAAGTGATTGCCGAACTTCCGCAAAAGAAACAGGACGTCCTTCGCCTGAAGTTTCAAGAAGGCCTGAGTTACAAAGAAATATCTCAGGTGACCGGGTTAACAGAGAGTTATGTGGGTGTGCTGATCCACGAAGGAATTCAGTTCATCCGCGAGCGTATGAAGGACGATCAACCCTCAATCCAAGGAGGGGCACAATGA
- a CDS encoding CoA transferase has translation MTHKNGALAGIKVLDLSRILAGPSCTQILGDLGAEVIKIEKPETGDDTRSWGPPFFEGTSAYYLSANRNKKSCFLDLKSEGDREKVFAILENTDILVENFKPGDLQRIALDYESLASRFPRLIYCTITGFGLQGPYRDKPGYDALIQAMGGLMSITGPTQNQPTKVGVAMTDLTAGLYAAVGILSALNERSHSGKGQHLEISLFDCQVASLANVAMNYLVSGEVPQPLGNHHPSIVPYGTYPCADGEIMLAVGNDAQFSRLKKIVGNGLWENEKFNTNQGRVEHRAELEAPLNQIFASQSRAHWLGLLEAAGIPAGPINNMRDLETDPHQKARGLFRYMDDGKTPCLSNPIRLSRTPIKKYSPPGKN, from the coding sequence ATGACTCACAAGAATGGAGCACTGGCGGGAATTAAGGTTTTGGATCTGTCGCGGATACTTGCAGGTCCTTCCTGCACTCAAATATTGGGTGACCTGGGTGCTGAGGTGATCAAAATCGAAAAGCCCGAGACTGGTGACGACACCCGCTCCTGGGGCCCTCCCTTTTTCGAGGGCACCTCAGCTTATTATCTTAGCGCTAACCGCAATAAAAAATCTTGCTTCCTGGATCTCAAATCTGAAGGTGACCGGGAGAAGGTTTTCGCCATTCTCGAAAATACGGATATCTTAGTCGAGAATTTCAAACCAGGAGACCTCCAACGAATCGCTTTGGATTATGAATCTTTGGCCAGCCGATTTCCCCGCCTCATCTATTGCACGATTACGGGCTTTGGATTGCAGGGTCCCTACCGAGACAAACCTGGTTACGACGCCCTTATTCAGGCAATGGGCGGCCTCATGAGTATAACTGGTCCCACACAGAATCAGCCAACCAAGGTTGGCGTGGCCATGACGGATTTAACTGCTGGCCTTTACGCTGCCGTTGGCATTCTCTCAGCACTCAATGAAAGATCCCATTCGGGAAAAGGGCAACATTTGGAAATCTCACTCTTTGACTGCCAAGTTGCCAGCCTCGCTAACGTGGCGATGAATTACTTGGTATCTGGAGAAGTACCTCAACCGCTCGGCAATCACCATCCAAGTATAGTCCCTTATGGGACCTACCCTTGTGCAGATGGGGAAATCATGTTGGCCGTGGGCAATGATGCCCAATTTTCTCGACTCAAGAAAATTGTTGGCAATGGCCTGTGGGAGAACGAGAAGTTCAATACCAACCAGGGGCGGGTTGAACATCGTGCCGAGCTTGAAGCACCACTCAATCAGATCTTCGCCTCCCAATCCCGGGCCCATTGGTTAGGGCTTCTGGAAGCAGCCGGGATTCCGGCTGGCCCTATCAATAATATGAGGGATTTGGAGACAGACCCCCACCAGAAAGCCAGAGGGCTGTTTCGCTACATGGACGACGGCAAGACCCCATGCCTATCCAATCCGATACGCCTGTCGCGAACTCCAATCAAAAAATACTCTCCCCCAGGCAAAAATTAG